In a single window of the Acidobacteriota bacterium genome:
- a CDS encoding RHS repeat-associated core domain-containing protein produces MNEQTYPSGRVVKNVLDANGDLEIVQSKKNSAAGYWNYAENFTYNGAGAVTSMQLGNGKWESTQFNSRLQPTQIALGSTNEATNLLKLDYSYGTTANNGNVLSQKITVNRPSQSDLVFDQLYTYDSLNRITSAEEKTGTTVNWNQTYTFDRYGNRNFNESLTTTLPKGCVDGGNPVVCLADRKVFNPELDPANNRMATGQGWAYDAAGNVTTDAEGRTFTYDGENKQIEVKNYSNATVGQYFFDGDGKRIKKVVPSTGETTIFIYDAGAKLIDEYSTIIQPVQDAKVQYLTNDHLGSPRINTDRDGNVTSRRDFHPFGEEIARSAYGSDIVRQKFTGYERDSEINLDYAGTRYYNSQHGRFTSPDDFLNDTHVSDPKSWNLYVYVRNNPLNYIDPFGEEVYSTNLSDEEKKKLIEDWQKKTGYKNVYFDKDNKLVIDTKAGFEGGSKSARQLLSDAVNSTEKRFNLTSVDDKKVAFAEVDAGTINYDGSGKKVGPTVFKVSIDFKDFNQFRASDKDAVAAFSIGIAVFHEVAHKLYTEIGDKPNSDTDPGPVENTYINPIRRELGLAERIYYSGKSTPAALKSFFPSGGNQLLFRLNKKDKILRWQTDQVGGKVQ; encoded by the coding sequence ATGAACGAGCAAACCTACCCATCTGGTCGTGTTGTAAAGAATGTTTTGGATGCCAACGGTGATCTTGAGATCGTCCAGTCAAAGAAGAATTCCGCCGCCGGGTACTGGAACTACGCCGAAAACTTCACCTACAACGGCGCTGGTGCGGTGACCTCGATGCAGTTAGGAAATGGCAAATGGGAATCGACGCAGTTCAACTCAAGACTGCAACCGACGCAGATCGCCCTCGGCTCAACGAACGAAGCGACGAATTTGCTGAAACTCGACTACAGCTACGGCACGACCGCGAACAACGGGAATGTGCTCTCTCAAAAGATCACCGTTAATCGCCCAAGTCAGTCCGATCTCGTGTTCGATCAGCTTTATACTTACGATTCGTTGAATAGAATCACGTCTGCCGAGGAGAAAACGGGGACGACGGTCAACTGGAATCAGACATATACTTTTGACCGGTACGGTAATCGGAATTTTAATGAGAGCCTGACGACGACTTTGCCGAAGGGTTGCGTGGACGGCGGGAATCCTGTGGTGTGTTTAGCCGACCGAAAGGTTTTCAATCCCGAGCTTGATCCTGCAAACAACCGCATGGCAACGGGTCAAGGTTGGGCCTATGACGCCGCCGGCAACGTCACTACCGACGCCGAAGGCCGCACTTTTACCTACGATGGCGAGAACAAACAGATCGAGGTCAAAAACTATTCTAACGCGACCGTTGGTCAATATTTTTTCGACGGCGACGGCAAACGTATCAAGAAAGTAGTGCCTTCGACAGGCGAAACGACAATTTTCATCTACGACGCCGGTGCAAAACTCATCGACGAATACTCAACGATCATCCAACCTGTTCAAGACGCCAAAGTCCAATACCTAACCAACGACCACCTCGGCTCCCCACGCATCAACACCGACCGCGACGGCAACGTAACATCAAGACGCGACTTCCACCCTTTCGGCGAAGAGATCGCCCGCTCCGCCTACGGCTCCGACATCGTCCGCCAGAAATTCACCGGCTATGAACGTGATAGTGAAATAAATCTCGATTACGCCGGGACGAGGTATTACAACTCACAGCATGGACGGTTCACAAGTCCGGATGATTTTCTTAATGACACGCACGTTTCTGACCCAAAGAGTTGGAATCTTTATGTCTATGTTCGTAACAATCCCCTGAATTACATAGACCCGTTTGGCGAGGAAGTTTACAGCACAAACCTCAGTGATGAGGAGAAAAAGAAACTAATTGAGGATTGGCAAAAGAAGACGGGCTACAAAAATGTCTACTTTGACAAAGACAACAAACTGGTAATTGACACTAAGGCGGGCTTTGAAGGCGGTTCGAAATCTGCTCGTCAATTACTTTCTGACGCTGTGAATTCTACGGAGAAGCGATTTAACCTGACTTCTGTCGACGATAAGAAAGTTGCATTTGCAGAGGTTGACGCGGGAACAATCAATTACGACGGTTCTGGTAAAAAGGTCGGACCAACCGTTTTCAAAGTCAGCATAGATTTCAAGGACTTTAATCAATTTCGAGCCAGCGACAAAGACGCGGTAGCGGCTTTTTCTATCGGCATAGCTGTATTCCATGAAGTTGCCCACAAACTTTATACAGAGATTGGCGACAAACCTAACAGCGACACCGATCCTGGGCCTGTGGAAAACACGTACATCAATCCAATTCGCCGTGAGTTAGGCTTGGCAGAACGTATTTATTATTCTGGGAAATCAACACCGGCCGCACTAAAATCGTTTTTCCCCAGCGGCGGAAATCAACTCCTTTTCAGGCTCAACAAGAAGGACAAAATACTTCGCTGGCAGACTGACCAGGTAGGAGGAAAGGTGCAATAA
- a CDS encoding RHS repeat-associated core domain-containing protein has translation MTAFFGRQFTFNGDNKQVEVRNSANQVVGEYKYDGLGKRIKKETATEYVVLVYDGLGKLIGEYSADGPPAAPTVNYTATDPLGSPRVLTNKQGEVVSRRDFMPFGEEIVAMAETHRTPGDKYGLGDGVRQKFTGYERDNEINLDFAEARYYNPMHGRFTSPDDFFNDTHVSEPQSWNLYAYVRNNPLVFVDPTGMRATDFIDIGTGDRVHIDDGKDQVIAAQSADIAQFQKEINSDRAAYDERLRVFENSANNLHMNTAQFNDLAGVIYAEASNNATWQESAGIHGVLRNRAAADGNSVLDQANDTSQVFGANDKGKIFSPNASQSKVNAVYKGIALSVVTGKDISNGAYYWHGTDFRRPTAGSKAHERFYKTGFQFTSPSHNIWNLPDKKSGSRKYDFKYESTGAQGQTTFMKLTQAWMKANGATRWNGK, from the coding sequence TTGACAGCCTTTTTCGGACGGCAGTTCACCTTCAACGGCGATAACAAGCAGGTCGAGGTCAGGAACAGTGCGAACCAGGTGGTGGGCGAGTACAAATACGATGGGCTCGGGAAGAGGATCAAGAAAGAGACCGCGACCGAGTATGTTGTGCTCGTTTATGACGGTTTGGGCAAGTTGATCGGCGAGTACTCGGCGGATGGGCCGCCGGCCGCCCCGACCGTCAACTACACGGCGACGGACCCGCTCGGCAGTCCGCGGGTTCTGACGAACAAACAGGGCGAGGTTGTTTCGCGGCGAGACTTTATGCCCTTTGGCGAGGAGATCGTAGCGATGGCGGAGACGCACCGGACGCCCGGCGACAAATATGGCCTCGGAGATGGCGTTCGGCAGAAATTCACCGGCTATGAACGTGATAATGAGATAAATCTTGATTTTGCTGAGGCGCGTTACTACAATCCGATGCACGGGCGTTTCACCAGCCCCGATGATTTCTTCAATGACACTCACGTATCCGAGCCTCAAAGTTGGAATCTTTATGCTTATGTGCGAAACAACCCGCTAGTGTTTGTTGATCCTACTGGAATGAGGGCGACCGACTTTATCGATATTGGGACAGGGGATCGGGTGCATATAGACGACGGAAAAGATCAGGTAATTGCAGCACAAAGCGCGGACATCGCACAGTTTCAAAAAGAAATCAACTCTGACAGGGCAGCATACGACGAGCGATTACGAGTTTTTGAGAACTCAGCTAACAACCTTCACATGAATACGGCCCAGTTCAATGATTTGGCCGGAGTCATTTATGCCGAAGCATCTAATAACGCAACGTGGCAAGAGTCGGCGGGCATTCATGGTGTCTTAAGAAACAGAGCTGCCGCTGACGGAAACAGCGTTCTGGATCAGGCCAATGATACATCTCAGGTATTTGGCGCTAACGACAAAGGCAAGATATTCAGTCCAAATGCCTCGCAATCAAAAGTCAACGCTGTTTACAAAGGCATAGCTCTGTCAGTTGTGACGGGTAAAGACATCTCGAACGGCGCTTATTATTGGCACGGCACGGATTTCAGACGGCCTACCGCCGGTTCAAAAGCCCACGAACGCTTTTATAAGACGGGCTTTCAGTTTACTTCTCCTTCCCACAACATTTGGAATCTGCCTGACAAGAAGTCAGGAAGCAGGAAGTACGATTTCAAATACGAATCGACGGGGGCTCAAGGCCAAACAACGTTTATGAAATTAACCCAGGCATGGATGAAAGCAAATGGAGCGACGCGCTGGAATGGAAAATAG
- a CDS encoding RHS repeat-associated core domain-containing protein, with product MTAFFGRQFTFNGDNKQVEVRNSANQVVGEYKYDGLGKRIKKETATEYVVLVYDGLGKLIGEYSADGPPAAPTVNYTATDPLGSPRVLTNKQGEVVSRRDFMPFGEEIVAMAETHRTPGDKYGLGDGVRQKFTGYERDAETDLNFAQARYQVASLGRFSSPDPLILSARLAFPQTWNRYIYVLNNPCSQFDPEGLYPSPAFNCSETVTSCLNDEQRRILTESKVKVGKETLSGEALYNALTEKQQNAFVNVTDKLASYSTNDGKSLLASVKAVTEFRNDRIFATVDKNIGSNLNESSEFSRANASQHAPFDSSSFKSNDSTLGNIQISLNSSGTGADIDIDIGNVKSGDIAGPVIHFFEVVRNKLFKKQTGQDTVRRILIADPKVQTVTPSSDPKFNRRPR from the coding sequence TTGACAGCTTTTTTCGGACGGCAGTTCACCTTCAACGGCGATAACAAGCAGGTCGAGGTCAGGAACAGTGCGAACCAGGTGGTGGGCGAGTACAAATACGATGGGCTCGGGAAGAGGATCAAGAAAGAGACCGCGACCGAGTATGTTGTGCTCGTTTATGACGGTTTGGGCAAGTTGATCGGCGAGTACTCGGCGGATGGGCCGCCGGCCGCCCCGACCGTCAACTACACGGCGACGGACCCGCTCGGCAGTCCGCGGGTTCTGACGAACAAACAGGGCGAGGTTGTTTCGCGGCGAGACTTTATGCCCTTTGGCGAGGAGATCGTAGCGATGGCGGAGACGCACCGGACGCCCGGCGACAAATATGGCCTCGGAGATGGCGTTCGGCAGAAATTCACCGGCTACGAACGCGACGCCGAGACCGATTTGAATTTTGCACAAGCTAGGTACCAAGTGGCGTCTTTGGGTCGGTTTTCGAGCCCCGATCCATTGATCCTGAGTGCCCGCCTTGCATTTCCGCAGACTTGGAATCGCTACATTTATGTACTCAACAACCCGTGTAGTCAATTCGACCCAGAGGGCTTATACCCATCTCCGGCCTTCAATTGTTCCGAAACTGTAACCAGTTGTCTAAACGATGAACAGCGGCGTATTCTCACTGAATCCAAAGTAAAAGTTGGAAAAGAAACGCTTTCGGGCGAGGCACTTTACAACGCACTCACGGAAAAACAGCAAAACGCGTTTGTAAACGTGACCGATAAGCTGGCTTCATATTCAACTAACGATGGAAAATCATTGCTCGCCTCGGTTAAGGCTGTCACCGAATTTCGCAATGATCGGATATTTGCAACGGTCGATAAGAACATTGGATCAAATCTAAACGAGTCCAGTGAATTTTCCCGTGCAAATGCTAGTCAACATGCCCCGTTTGATTCTAGCAGTTTCAAGAGCAACGATTCGACTTTGGGAAACATACAAATTTCTTTGAATAGTTCAGGAACGGGAGCAGATATCGATATCGATATTGGAAATGTAAAATCAGGCGACATTGCGGGACCCGTCATTCATTTTTTTGAAGTCGTCCGCAACAAATTGTTCAAGAAGCAAACTGGTCAGGACACCGTTCGAAGAATATTGATAGCAGATCCGAAAGTTCAGACCGTTACACCAAGCTCAGACCCAAAATTCAATCGGAGGCCTAGATGA
- a CDS encoding SDR family oxidoreductase produces MQHRDRPIPLRRRRKTCQEDRPRNRRSDRLRLRRKRKIHRRVLNRRRISRKRQSRVPNRRPPRQSQNQHRPRRQRHIKTRLPPIRRTDLHRPTHRRPRLRRRHPSKRIGRADDIAEMGLFLLTERSSWITGQIIHVDGGIGDLR; encoded by the coding sequence ATACAACACCGTGATCGGCCAATACCGCTACGACGGCGACGGAAAACGTGTCAAGAAGATCGTCCCCGCAACCGGCGAAGTGACCGTCTTCGTCTACGACGCAAGCGGAAAATCCATCGCCGAGTACTCAACCGTCGTCGAATCAGCCGAAAACGCCAAAGTCGCGTACCTAACCGCCGACCACCTCGGCAGTCCCAGAATCAACACCGACCGCGACGGCAACGTCACATCAAGACGCGACTTCCACCCATTCGGCGAACAGATTTACACCGCCCAACGCACCGCCGCCCTAGACTACGACGCCGACACCCTTCGAAAAGAATTGGTCGAGCTGACGATATCGCCGAGATGGGATTATTTCTGTTGACGGAAAGGTCTTCGTGGATCACCGGGCAGATAATTCACGTGGATGGCGGGATAGGCGATCTGCGATAG
- the hutH gene encoding histidine ammonia-lyase, which produces MKEIVIDGESLTFEQVTAVAYGRPGEPRVVLSEHARAKVARCATAVDQLLERGEIAYGITTGFGAFKDKTIGRDQVEQLQRNIVLSHSVGVGDPFDSPTVRAIMLIRANTLARGHSGIRVETLELILMLLNRGVHPVIPQKGSLGASGDLAPLAHFACVLIGEGEAEFDGEISSGADALDRAGLESVVLKAKEGLALTNGTTVMTAVGILETAKARKLAELADITGCLSLEALNGTVMAFDERIHSLRPHPRQIECAENLRNILKDSEFVRGFDPANVQDAYTLRCMPQVHGACRDAILYAEWLLKLELNAVTDNPLIFTDEEGNIDVVSGGNFHGEPLALCFDYLAIALSELGNISERRIMRLTDEASNSHVLPAFLTENGGLNSGFMIVQYTAAALCTENKILAHPASVDTIPTSANVEDHVSMGATAALKLRQVADNFSTILGLELLCAGQGIDLRRRALGSELRLGAGTASIYQALREVVPFVECDQIMKPHIDSAVSLVVSRTIC; this is translated from the coding sequence ATGAAAGAAATTGTAATAGACGGCGAGAGCCTTACGTTCGAACAAGTTACAGCCGTCGCATACGGCAGGCCCGGCGAACCGCGTGTGGTCCTTTCAGAGCATGCCCGCGCAAAGGTCGCCCGCTGTGCAACGGCAGTTGACCAACTGTTGGAGCGCGGCGAGATTGCGTACGGAATTACTACCGGTTTTGGGGCATTCAAGGATAAAACGATCGGTCGAGACCAGGTCGAACAGCTGCAGCGCAACATCGTCCTCAGCCATTCGGTCGGCGTAGGAGACCCTTTCGACTCGCCGACGGTACGTGCGATCATGCTTATACGGGCGAACACACTCGCACGCGGCCACTCCGGGATTCGTGTCGAAACGCTTGAACTTATTCTCATGCTGCTGAACCGTGGGGTTCATCCGGTCATTCCCCAAAAGGGCAGCCTTGGTGCAAGCGGCGACCTGGCACCGTTAGCACATTTCGCATGCGTGCTGATCGGTGAGGGAGAGGCTGAATTCGATGGAGAGATTTCTTCAGGCGCCGATGCTCTTGATCGAGCGGGACTCGAATCCGTGGTGTTGAAAGCAAAAGAAGGGCTAGCACTAACGAACGGAACAACTGTGATGACCGCGGTCGGCATCCTTGAAACCGCAAAGGCCCGCAAATTGGCGGAACTCGCCGACATTACCGGCTGTCTCAGTTTGGAGGCGCTTAACGGCACAGTGATGGCTTTTGATGAGCGCATCCATTCACTGAGGCCGCATCCGAGACAGATCGAATGTGCCGAGAACCTCCGCAATATCCTGAAGGACAGCGAATTCGTACGAGGATTTGACCCCGCGAACGTGCAGGACGCATATACGTTGAGGTGCATGCCGCAGGTTCACGGCGCATGCCGCGATGCCATTCTTTACGCCGAATGGCTACTCAAGCTCGAACTGAACGCGGTCACTGATAACCCGCTCATCTTTACTGACGAAGAAGGGAATATTGATGTTGTAAGCGGGGGAAACTTTCACGGCGAACCGCTTGCCCTGTGTTTCGACTATCTTGCGATCGCTCTTTCAGAACTTGGAAACATCTCAGAACGCAGGATAATGCGTCTAACCGACGAGGCGTCGAATTCACACGTCTTGCCTGCATTTTTGACCGAGAATGGCGGACTGAATTCCGGGTTCATGATCGTTCAGTACACGGCGGCCGCACTTTGCACGGAAAACAAGATTCTCGCACATCCGGCCAGTGTTGATACGATACCGACGTCTGCAAATGTAGAGGACCACGTCTCAATGGGAGCCACCGCCGCACTGAAACTCAGACAGGTAGCCGATAATTTTTCGACGATCCTCGGATTGGAGCTTCTGTGCGCGGGTCAGGGGATCGATCTCAGACGGAGGGCTTTGGGTTCAGAATTGAGACTTGGCGCGGGAACCGCATCGATCTATCAGGCTCTTCGTGAAGTTGTTCCATTTGTTGAATGCGATCAGATTATGAAACCGCACATCGATTCTGCGGTCTCACTGGTGGTGTCCCGGACGATATGCTAG
- a CDS encoding imidazolonepropionase: MNCDLIIHSAAQLVTCASGSLPKRGAAMQDVGIIEDGAVAVLDGKFVGVGNTKEILNSFAADEIIDARGKVVLPGFVDPHTHIVYAGDRLNEFELKIKGAEYLDILAAGGGIVSTVKNTRAATIEELVELGLERLDKMLACGTTACEIKTGYGLDTETELKMLAIIEILDSSHTIDIVPTFLAAHTVPPEFKDRAGEYIDLVCEEMMPLAWKWYENSHFSGLGRRFYCDIFTERNSFDLAHMSRLFTTAREIGFGIKAHVDQFTNLGGSGLAVEMNAASIDHLDVISEIEIDALSRSDTLGIVIPTENFNSGKIRFADARRLIDAGCAVAISTDYNPGSAPCPSLPMAMAIACRYQKLLPAEAMNAATINAAFAIGLGEGHGSIEVGKQADLVLVDASDYRQMSYEFGILPKMTIIKTGEHLSLTT; encoded by the coding sequence ATGAACTGCGATCTGATAATCCATAGCGCCGCACAGCTTGTTACCTGTGCATCCGGCAGCTTGCCCAAACGGGGGGCAGCGATGCAGGATGTCGGGATCATTGAAGACGGCGCGGTGGCCGTATTGGATGGAAAATTCGTTGGAGTCGGTAACACAAAGGAAATTCTCAACAGTTTCGCGGCCGACGAGATCATAGATGCACGTGGGAAAGTGGTGCTTCCGGGCTTTGTGGACCCGCACACCCACATCGTCTATGCCGGTGATCGACTGAATGAGTTTGAATTGAAGATCAAAGGAGCCGAATACCTCGATATTCTAGCGGCAGGCGGCGGTATAGTATCTACGGTAAAGAACACGCGTGCCGCTACGATCGAGGAGTTGGTCGAACTCGGCCTCGAACGCCTCGACAAGATGCTTGCGTGCGGCACGACCGCGTGCGAGATAAAGACGGGCTACGGGCTGGACACCGAAACGGAGCTGAAAATGCTCGCGATAATCGAAATATTGGACAGCTCGCACACGATCGACATCGTACCGACGTTTCTGGCCGCACACACCGTGCCGCCGGAATTCAAAGACCGTGCAGGCGAGTATATCGACCTCGTCTGCGAAGAAATGATGCCGCTCGCCTGGAAATGGTATGAGAATTCGCATTTTTCCGGGCTCGGCCGGCGATTTTATTGCGATATATTCACGGAACGAAACTCATTTGACCTCGCCCACATGAGTCGGCTTTTCACGACTGCCCGTGAGATCGGCTTTGGCATCAAAGCGCACGTGGATCAGTTCACAAACCTTGGTGGTTCCGGTTTGGCAGTGGAAATGAATGCGGCATCAATAGACCATCTTGATGTTATCTCAGAAATTGAGATCGATGCGTTGAGCAGGAGTGACACTTTGGGGATCGTGATCCCAACCGAGAATTTCAATTCTGGTAAAATTAGATTTGCAGACGCAAGGAGGCTTATCGACGCCGGCTGTGCTGTTGCTATTTCTACGGACTATAATCCGGGCTCCGCGCCGTGTCCTTCGCTGCCGATGGCGATGGCGATCGCCTGTCGTTATCAAAAACTCCTGCCCGCCGAGGCCATGAATGCTGCAACAATAAACGCCGCGTTCGCCATCGGACTCGGTGAAGGGCATGGATCGATCGAGGTCGGCAAGCAGGCGGATCTGGTGCTGGTTGACGCGTCCGACTATCGCCAAATGAGCTACGAATTCGGTATTCTGCCCAAAATGACTATCATAAAGACTGGCGAGCACTTGTCACTTACCACTTAG
- the hutU gene encoding urocanate hydratase, with the protein MKRTVTAPRGTELTCKNWLIEAAYRMIQNNLDAEVAFDPENLIVYGGRGKAARNWESYDAILESLRNLNEDETLLVQSGKPVGVFRSHTDAPRVLLANSNIVPHWATQEQFDRYERDGLMMYGQMTAGSWIYIGTQGILQGTYETFGSLARQHGWGDLAGKLVLTAGLGEMGGAQAQAITFNGGVGILVDVDPWRIERRLQLKQLDVSLDNIDEAVTLARAAMEAKEPRSIGLLGNAAEIHWQLLERGVLPDVVTDQTSAHDVLMGYIPAGYSVEEAAAFRKSDQTGYEQAAMDSMSRHVEAMLEFQRRGSIVFDYGNNLRQRALDNGVANAFDYPGFVPAYIRPLFCEGKGPFRWVALSGEREDIYRTDEAIMNLFPEDDHLARWLTMAQEKVEFQGLPARICWLGYGARAKAGLKLNDLVARGELKAPIVIGRDHLDCGSVASPNRETEAMLDGSDAIADWVYLNAMINVAGGATWVSLHHGGGVGIGFSLHAGQVIVADGTPEAARRIERVLTTDPGMGVIRHADAGYAEAVEFAKRTGVVIPMA; encoded by the coding sequence ATGAAGCGAACCGTTACAGCACCGCGCGGAACCGAACTTACCTGCAAAAACTGGCTTATCGAGGCCGCGTATCGAATGATTCAGAACAATCTCGACGCCGAGGTCGCGTTTGATCCCGAAAATCTTATCGTTTACGGCGGCCGCGGCAAGGCTGCACGCAACTGGGAGAGCTACGACGCGATCCTCGAAAGCTTGCGAAACCTCAACGAGGACGAAACGCTGCTCGTGCAATCCGGCAAGCCCGTCGGCGTGTTCCGCAGCCACACGGACGCACCGCGCGTTTTGCTGGCGAATTCGAATATCGTTCCGCATTGGGCGACGCAGGAGCAGTTTGACCGATACGAACGCGACGGGCTGATGATGTATGGGCAAATGACGGCGGGATCATGGATCTACATCGGCACGCAGGGGATCTTGCAGGGCACGTACGAAACTTTCGGTTCGCTGGCACGGCAGCACGGCTGGGGCGACCTCGCGGGCAAGCTGGTTTTGACGGCGGGACTTGGCGAAATGGGCGGCGCGCAGGCGCAGGCGATCACATTCAACGGCGGCGTCGGGATCCTCGTCGATGTCGATCCGTGGCGTATCGAGCGGAGGCTGCAGCTCAAGCAATTGGACGTCTCATTGGACAATATCGACGAAGCAGTGACGTTGGCGCGTGCGGCGATGGAAGCGAAAGAGCCTCGGTCGATCGGCCTGCTGGGAAATGCGGCCGAAATCCATTGGCAACTTCTCGAACGTGGGGTTTTGCCCGACGTTGTGACGGATCAGACGTCCGCTCACGACGTTTTGATGGGCTACATTCCTGCAGGTTACAGCGTTGAAGAGGCCGCGGCGTTTCGCAAAAGCGATCAGACGGGCTACGAACAGGCCGCGATGGATTCGATGTCGCGGCACGTCGAGGCAATGCTCGAGTTTCAACGCCGCGGCTCGATCGTATTCGATTACGGCAACAATCTCCGCCAGCGTGCTCTCGATAACGGCGTCGCGAACGCCTTCGACTATCCGGGGTTTGTGCCGGCGTACATACGGCCGCTGTTTTGCGAGGGCAAGGGCCCTTTCCGCTGGGTCGCGCTGTCGGGAGAACGCGAAGATATTTACCGCACCGACGAGGCGATAATGAACCTTTTCCCCGAGGACGATCATCTCGCACGTTGGCTTACGATGGCGCAGGAAAAGGTCGAATTCCAGGGCTTGCCTGCACGTATCTGCTGGCTCGGTTACGGAGCACGTGCCAAAGCGGGGCTGAAACTCAACGATTTGGTCGCCCGCGGCGAGCTAAAAGCACCGATCGTCATCGGCCGCGATCATTTGGACTGCGGTTCGGTCGCCTCGCCAAACCGCGAGACGGAAGCGATGCTCGACGGCAGCGACGCCATCGCCGATTGGGTCTATCTGAACGCCATGATAAACGTCGCAGGCGGTGCAACGTGGGTTTCACTGCATCACGGCGGCGGCGTCGGTATCGGTTTTTCGCTTCACGCCGGCCAGGTCATCGTCGCCGACGGCACACCCGAAGCCGCACGCCGCATCGAACGCGTTCTGACAACCGATCCCGGAATGGGCGTGATTCGCCACGCGGATGCGGGATATGCCGAGGCCGTCGAGTTCGCTAAGCGTACAGGCGTTGTGATACCGATGGCATAG
- a CDS encoding formimidoylglutamase, protein MHEIFDLTKRPNEEVFYRSPLEDDPRLGGKVNFRTEGYDAGEIVIVGCPQDEGIVREGGRAGSALAPDAIRRQFYRLTTFGIDRHIFDLGDVIIGPTLEYTHERLREVASAVLRDGKRLIVLGGGGDISYADGSAMAETYGNDNWIAVNIDGHLDVRTSKERTAETQFRNLLDEKKLRPDYFYEAGYQTHHTSPVHYEYIRGLGVNRISLEQLRSRAEADMELKEQIRRKLVHHSSSLNVFFSFDMDAVRSADAPGVSTPSPLGLRAGEFIQLVKFAGSLSNTKIVEFTDVSPEYDFDDCTTKLVAIGMHRICSARA, encoded by the coding sequence ATGCACGAGATATTCGACCTCACAAAACGCCCTAACGAGGAGGTGTTTTATCGCAGCCCGTTAGAAGACGATCCGCGGCTCGGCGGAAAAGTGAATTTTCGGACCGAGGGCTACGATGCCGGCGAAATTGTCATCGTCGGCTGTCCTCAGGATGAAGGAATTGTCAGAGAAGGAGGGCGAGCTGGATCTGCCTTGGCCCCGGATGCTATCAGAAGGCAGTTTTACCGGCTGACGACTTTTGGCATCGATCGGCATATTTTCGACCTCGGCGATGTGATAATCGGCCCCACTCTCGAATATACCCACGAACGTCTTCGCGAAGTAGCCTCAGCCGTTTTACGTGACGGCAAACGCCTGATCGTGCTCGGCGGCGGTGGTGATATTTCATATGCGGACGGTTCCGCAATGGCCGAAACCTATGGGAACGACAATTGGATCGCGGTAAATATTGACGGCCATTTGGACGTCAGAACTTCTAAAGAGCGAACAGCCGAAACCCAATTCAGAAACTTGTTGGACGAAAAGAAACTGCGTCCCGACTATTTTTACGAGGCCGGATACCAAACACACCACACATCGCCGGTCCATTATGAATACATACGCGGGCTCGGTGTTAACCGCATCAGTCTCGAACAACTCCGTTCGCGTGCCGAGGCGGATATGGAACTAAAAGAGCAGATCCGGCGGAAATTGGTCCATCACAGCAGTTCGCTGAATGTTTTCTTCAGCTTTGATATGGATGCGGTTCGTTCTGCCGACGCTCCGGGAGTATCGACACCTTCGCCTTTAGGCCTCAGGGCGGGCGAATTCATTCAACTTGTAAAATTTGCGGGCTCGCTTTCTAACACGAAGATAGTTGAGTTTACTGATGTGTCGCCCGAATACGACTTTGACGACTGCACTACAAAGCTCGTCGCCATAGGGATGCACCGCATCTGCTCGGCGAGGGCTTGA